The segment TCTATTATTATGCTAAgggacctctatttagacctggagattgtgatgaaaaccatgAAGTCAAAAACAGAGAGCTTAAAATGACTGCAatgtccaatcagaagcagCCGAATATCAACAACTAACCAGAAAGTTCCatgtctgtctgaaaagaacaaaaatactGGTCCTTAATGGCTGGAATAAACCAACTAGGGCTGGGATGGATTGGTTTTGTAAGGATGGCAGGTAAATagtgtaaaaaggaaaaagtgtaaatagtttctgtttttttatcatctttgttATTTCTACAGAAcactgttagtaataaattctgttttctcattttagttggcctttatgctgctatatctattgatacgtcttataatctgacaactgaggctgtcctgaaaaaacctatatatatttactttaaaattaacaaataaataaaaaacagtcaaaCCAAAGAATAGCAAAAATGTTAAgggttaaaaagaaagaaaaaagttaggTTTGCATGATCAAACACTATGAAAAGGATGGGTTCCTTCCTCCCTGTTGCACCTGACTGGAATACATTTGCTAATGTTCTAAGAAGCTGGTTTGACTCCATAAATCTGACCTTAGAATTATGTCATCTGGGTGATAAATCACAAATACCAAATACATTTACAAGGCTTGACTTGGTGACTGCATTTAGAATCATTCTGAGATTGTGGGCCTGTGTATAGAATATGATCAGGTAGGTATTAAGGTTTCTTGCCCTTTCTGTCTTTGTCTGTTGCACCTTCACTGTCTGACCAGGAGGGGGTACTGGTGAGCAGTCGACTCTGACTCTCTCTGAGCGGTTTGGAGGGAAACTGGCGGCTCTCTGCTGcactaaaaacacacaacaaaaccaGGGGTGAAAACAAGAATTCATGAGAAATTTTCCCTGCACCTTCCTCTTATAATAACATCATTGATTACTGTCATTTAATGCCCCTAGAGCATAATTTTAACTATTTAACTGCTGCAAAAGgacctcttcttttcttttcttgtctgtgtgcatttttacatttctcatAAATGTGTTCTTGTTATTGCTCACATCTTGCTGGCAGAGCTGGAACCAGTGGGCGATGAGGGCTGCTCAGGGTCCAGATTCACCAGGCAGGTCGGGAACGAGCAGCCATCACCTGAACTGGAGATTCAGCAGAAAAGACGAAAGGAAGCATGAGCCaatcattttcattaaaatgctCCCTATATGTTTGTAAATGAAGCTTCACTAAACCATGCAGATTGTGTTAAAGCAAgctttttcagcttcttttaaaCAACAGGGGGTGAAAGTACGAGCTAAGATGCACTAGCACAGTGAGtcagaaaaatggctctttattAGGTAACATTAATCCCCAAAAAGCTCCTGGTTATATCAGAACAAAAAGGCTGAAGAAGCTAAACCCCTGAGTGTGCAGATGCACCAACAAGAGAGATTCATTACATTTGAGTTTAAAGTTTCATTTATGACACACAAGAATTTGTTATATTGTCTAGAAGTTATTTCCTCCCACTCTAGTAGCACTGTTGATAGATGGAAACACTTGTgaacaacaaaatattttaaagcaggTAATACTTCATGCACCTGGAACTAAATGGGCTTGAGCTGTCCTCTACTTTCAAACTATATATTTAAGTCTGGGGTGTAAGTTTTAATCATTTAGCTATGGCTGTATAATCATGATGGTACTCATCCTGTCTGCAGGAATCGGTTATATTGCAGAGTCGGAGCTTGTGCATTGATTTACTGTGATGATGTTGCTGTTATGCTGCAGAGCTCTTCTGGgactttctgtctttttgaaCCCCTTAGAATCAGAGTATGTTGCAGAGCTCACTAATCCCCAAGCTGAACACTGACTCCATTCACTAATAACTGATTTgggaagatgaggaagaaaaatgaCTAATATGCATTatctgtaatgtgtgtgtgggtgaatTATAAGGCTTCTTTAAACGTTTCATGTATGATAATTAACATGGTTGTCGTGGGAATAAATTGGGGCTTTAAAATGTGCAGTGTCTTTGGTTCTTAATTGAATTCAAAGCTGTAAAACCAGCTGCCTTCAAACATTTAACAGGCTTCCtactctgtttttaaaactctttttaaaaCCCACTCATTTTTTTTGGCATTAACATGGATTGAGGTGATTCTGTTGTGATTTTGAagattttttctgttgttgttgttgtttatattGTTCTTTAAAAGGGCAAAAAGCTAAATTGTGTCAccacaaggtttgctgttgtgcactgCCCAAAACAAAGCGTGTCACAGGTCACACCTCCCTCTACTTCTTCCCCCACCCCAACTCGCCTCGTCTGCAAACAAATGTGCAAAGTGTACTGAGTAAAACAATATTAACATTTTGTGGAATTATAACTTATAATGTTTATGCGGTTACTTACTGTCAAGGAGAAGAGCTAGCTCAGTGTCAAATTATAGCCTCTTTAGCTCTTGCAGTGCTCTCCACTTTGGAAATAAAGGCCAATTTTAATCCGGGTTATGTCCCTGTCTTTAACTTTGCCAACAAAcatagtatttttaaaaaatgtcggATCCTGGTCGTATACTGGTGAACGTTTCAATGCACTCTCCGCCATTTCGCTTCAAAAATATGAGCTGCCATTGCTCACTTGCTCCAGCCTTTTATAGGGAGGGAGGGTAGAGGCTccgagaggagagaggaggcggCGATTCACATGAATGAACACGAACATGCGGCcggaccggctggtaaacaGAGACGGTGTGTGACGTCATGATatactccagatgaaattacacctccAGTTCTTCACATAGTCATTTGTAATTCCTtcaatctagaaatgatgaatttctgcTTATTGCCCCGTTAACTGCAAGTTTGAGTGGttaaagcaaaaagaaatgttttttttcaccaCTGAATTTATGTGGTTATCAAGTTTTAAGTTCACAGTCTAATATGACCCCAATTTCCTGGCATTGATCAGCAGAACCTGACTGCTATTTACACACATTAACCATGTGGATGCTGTTAGTTTTACACATGGCTTCTGTGCCCATTTTACACAATAACAAGACTGTAATAAGTTATCTGTTGTTTATCTTCATTTCAATTAATTATTAACACTTTGTGACATGAGATGAAAGTTGATTGCAATGGCATGGTGAGTATTACGAAGCTTTACTTGAGCGGATGGTTacaaaaaatgactaaatggcTCTGACATCATGTTCTCATGTAAACTACAGTGACAGTCCTGGAAAACCGAGGCATCACATAATCAGATCCATCATGTGTTCCTGAAGATGCATCACTGACTTATGgcataaacattatttttatctgAAAACAGAATCCCTCATCTGCAGCTCTGGTTTCACCAGATCATGGGTGATGATGTTACTGTCACATAATCAGTCCACACAGAGGGAGTCTGACCTGACCTTGGATTACTGTTGTATTTGATAAGTGCTTCTAGATCTGTTGTCTTTTAAATCCCTTTGAGAGATCATCTTACCTGGAGAAAATGGGAAGAGGCCAGTATTTAACTTCATCACCAAAGACCTGGCGGAAGTTCTTACTGAAACCCAGGCTGAAACCGTTCTTGTCCTGGCCGTGACGAAACACTGGAGCGCGCACCGCCTCTAAAATGACAGAGAAGATTCTGTGTTCTGTACAGATCAATTGACAGCAGACTTTAAACAATCTGCTATTCAGACCGACGACAGGAGTTCATTCAGACAACAGATCAAGAGAAGCTGTTTCTGCAGCACTTCAATGAAAATACTCTAAATGAAAGTCTTTGTTGTGCAGATCTCACACTGTTTCACCAGGTGTGACTTCTCCTTCTGAACAGCATATCAGTTTCTACTTCTAAGCTGCTTACTGCTCCGAGCCTTGTGTCTTTGCATTACACTGTAACGTACTCCTCTGGATAATCCACTCTCCTCAACGCATGCAGACAAAGTGCATCGCTGTGCCCTCATAATGAGAAATCACTTGGGCTGATAGCGGCCCTGAAAGGATCATCAAATCTCTGCACTGATGAAGATGGTGACAGActaactgagaaaaaaatatcactGAAACATCTCTCGACTTTGGTGCAGAGACGACTAGAAGTAACCAGAAGTGTCCGGTCTCCGTGTCTGCGCAGACAGACGTGGAGTGAGGCTCCTACCAAGCGTGGATCTGTTCTTGCAGACGAGCCAGCAGTGGTAGATGAAAAGTGCGGCCAGGCTGACAGAAAACATGGAGGctgagaagaagaggaagaggatgtgGAACTTCGCCTGAGTGTCTGGGAGGCCTTTCTGAGATGGAGAACAACACATTAACACAGCTACCCAGAGCAGAAAGGAGAATGCGAGCAGCTTGAGTCTACAGCTGGATTAACTATAGCAGCTAAAAACTAATTATGTCGTAGGTGATGCTTGGTAAAGTGGAATGCAAAAGTTTAGGCACCTCTCTCTGAACATTAGTTATTGTGAAAAGCTCAGCATGAGGAAGGTTATCTGatttctgcaaaacaaaaaattaattccccatatttttattttattttttaagaagacAAACAGGCAACAAAAGGAGCTTGAAGCAAAAGTTTGGGCACTCTTCTTGGCCAGTGCATTCACACCAAAAACTAATCACGGTGCTGGAAATACAGTAACTTAACACGGTTGAAGCATCGCGCCATGAAATTTGGTATATTCTGTACCTCTATGATTAATAAAAAGTACCATTATGATCTGGTTCAAAGAGGTTAAATCATGCACTTAAATTCACAGACCAAaagcatacattttatttaataggaCAGAGAGATAAGGACTGCAGACAGAGAAGGTGATGATGTTAGATTTTCACGAGGCAGTAGAGCCAACATGACAATGCAGCCTGcaatggatgaaaaaaaaggataacAAAGAAAATCAGAACAGACCAGCGACAAAGTTGTAAAACTGCTACATGCTGAAACTAGAAAAGTTGATAAAATGGAGCGTAAAAAGAATCCTAATACACCTAAAAGTTATTAAAGGTACAGTTATTAGTAGTTGAGTCTGCacctttaaaattaaacagaagtCCACACTTTCAACTTTAAGGACCATTTCTGCATCTTTAATTCTTCTACGCAGATATAAATCTCTTCATGACCGAGCTCCCTTTATCTTAAAGATCCCATAGTACATATCAATCTGCTGGgttacttgtggttcctagtGGTTCTAAAGTAAAACGGGAGGCATAGTCTTCAGTTATTAGACCAGTCTCTGAGGAAGTAGCTCCtggtttggcttcaggaagcagacacccaCCCAGATACTGAGATTAAacttaaaactttccttttgaTGAAGTTTATAGTTATGGCTGACTTGGTAACCCTTACCCATCCTTTTAGTTATGCTGATTATACATTCTGGGGTGTGTCAGGGCCTTGTTATTATACAACCGGccttttattatgtatttatgtttttttctgatattgtagtgtttttgttgttagttGAGGTTTTTCATTATTTGACCTTCTGTATAATTTCCTTTAACATCTTTTGGGGACATCAGATGGAAACTAGGCTGCAATCTGGCATGTTTACATTAATTTCTTATTAAATGTTCATCAACTTGCATTGTCctgtcaggaaaaaaagagcGTAAAATAGACAAAGACAACTGAGGGACGTCCCAGGATACACTGAGCACTTCcctccatttttctctctgctcctttttctctgtgtaacatataacattaatattgtcattaacttgtgtttctctttgcCTTTCGTAAGCAAAGCCTCCTGCAATTTTACCAGAATTGCAGAAGGCTTCCAGGCTTGCTATTATTGGGGGGTCtcacacatttttaatgtagtttagGTGGAAGATTTGTGAGTTAaggaattaaggcagttctgaaggtaaaagaTGACCAAATATGCAGTCTGTTGCAGAGCCATCCCTTCTTATCGCCATCTTCAAAGCTGGTGTAATGTTTGCTTCCAGTATTTGTAGGTGTTTGATTAAATTTGTTCTTCTCTCTGCTATGGGAACAGTTGCTTGTGCCACAAGCTGCGATGCAATGAGAAACCACAACCTAAACAAGCTTGTTATGAGCTGAAAGCTCGGGAAAAGTTACCAGGAAGCTCAAACCACTTGAGGTGCCCAGACTTGTGCATGCCACTGTGAATGGTTTCTACTTCAGTGCCAATAACTATCTGGTTGATTCATACCAGGTATTCTTTTAGACGGAAATGTGCTCTACCTCCAGccttgtaaaaaaaatcaaataatatcataaaaacacacatccatttgtacatttttgtttagttttgtattttttgtggtATCATACAGTTtctggaaaaatattttagcagTACTTACTGTCCAAAACTTAATAAAGTACTGAAGATCCGTAGCAGTTATAAAAAGGCAGTAAAGTAGCGAGTACGCCAGGAACAGCATGAAGAACTTGTAGTTGGAGAATCCCACACAGTTGTTCACCCTGCAAATGAACAACATGCAGGTTCACTGAGTTAACTGGACAGTTTTTCCATCAGCATGATGAGTGAAAATGAGACATAACCATTAAATGTAACTTCATCCATTCATTAAACTCCTGATGAATTTGTTGGTTAATATGAGAGAAAAAACTTCCCAGATGTAACCACATGCTTTAAGCTTTTCATGGCAGTGATCCAACTTTGCCTGACTTCAAGTTCCAGGTGCTTGTTATTGTACTCACATACCACAACTAtctaattagccaatcacatggcagcaactgtGTGTATTTAGttatgtagacatggtgaagacgacttgctgacgCTCAAACCGAGCATCAGAATCAGGAAGAAAGAGGGTTGAAGTGTCTTTAAacatgacatggttgttggtctgagtgtttactggaattttcacacacaaccatctctagggtttacggAGAAtcatctgaagaagagaaaatatccagtgagcagcagttgtctgaactaaaatgtcttgttgatgtgaGAGGTCAGAGgggaatggacagactggttgaagggtgatagaaagacaacaggaagtctaatgagcactggttccaaccaaggtctgcacgtccaaccttgaagcagatggtctacagcagcagaagacacaccgggtgtctcctgtcagctaagaacaggaaactgaggctacaattcacacacactcaccaacactggacaatagaagatggagaaacgttgctggtctgatgagtctccatttcagctccacattcagatgctaggttcagaatctgctggaaacatcatgaaaacatggatccatcctgccttggatcaatgcttcaggctgctgctggtgtaatggtggggggagattttcttgttccactttgggtcccttagtaccaacgtggcctggtttaaccagcacagcctacctgagtattgttgtaTACAATTGTTGTTGTATGTTGTATACATCCAGCAGGatgatgcaccatgtcacaaagctcagatcatctccacctgctttctagaacatgacgatgagttcactggactccaacggcctccacagccaccagatctcagtccagtagagcagctttgggatgtggtggaacgggagatttgacaaacctgcagcaactgtgtgatgctgtcatgtcaatgtgGAGCAAatcctctgaggaaggtttccaacaccaagaattaaggcagttctgaagttAAAAGGGGATCCAGCCTGGTACTAGCGCGGTAGACCTGGTGCAGATTTTGGGGGGAATCCAGCACCTATCAGGGTGATTCTTTTCGAGTTATTcagtgcttttttaaaataaattttccttCATATTAAACCTTCATAAAATAAAGCAGTACCACAAAATCTTTGTAGATTTCTTTCATGTGAAACGGCAGCACAACCTTTCACAACTAACAGCCAGACTCAATGAAGCTTTGGCAAAAGTTCAGTAAGAGAGATCTGATCCATCTCATTcatacttttttcctttttactcaGGCTTTTCCTCTGCTTACCGGCTGCTTCCTCTCTACCCATGCTGCCAAATCTTCCTCATGAATCACAACAATACTGTGCTGGTCCGATGGTCTTCTTGTTTCCTTTCTCACCCAGCCATCAGTCTGTTTCCCGTCCTTTTTAAATCATACTACTgtgttcattttctttccagACTATGTATCGTGCATCCCACTTCCTCAAAGCCCAACACGAGTGTCCAGACTCAGGCTCTTTCCTGTTATccatcacatcacattctgCCTTCATGCAACATCAGAGTCAGCCAGACTTTATTCTAATTACTCTACACTAATACATTTTAACAAACATATCAATATTTCTCCTTTTGGAACTTGAAGTTCTTCATTTATCTAAACACATGTCCCACATCTCCATACTATGTGATGATGACCACAGATGATGAAACAGCAGCAAACACTTGGCTTGGGGATGGTACAAGGATCTAATGCACAGACCTGTGAGACACTCTAAACACACTGGTCAGGCCTTGTCCTGCACAACTTTTAACGCAGTAATTCCACCTGTTCTACTCCCCGGATGGTTAAGGTTAAGCCTTAAAAAGCCTCTTAAAAAGGTTAGAGATAGAATTAATGTGCACTATTAGGTCTACATGCAACACATTTTTTGGTTGTTACAAAAATCAACACAGACACATTCAAGTGTTACGATTCATATTATGTCACGTTATCGTCTCACACTTTACAGCCCTGTGTTTCGGACAAACGTACCTGTTGCACGTCTCTCTGGTGAGACTTGGCTGAGCTGCTTTTAACCCTTCTAACAGCCTTCTCCACCATTTGGTAAAGCAAAATTTTCAGTTACTATGATAAAtcttattaaaatgtgtttgaaataaACGCGCAAGTCATctccaccatttttttttactgttttcaagTTTCTACCATTCAGccattattattacattattaataTATACATTATTGGTTAAAAAGCATGAATtctcatcattattattattatcctaaggaaatgaataaaatgctttttttctttttttatgcaaacATTTAAGTGTTAAAGGGCAGAAAAAGCATGATGCTGCTCAGCTCTATTTAATAGAACAATAGATCTGAGTTGTCCACTAAacactgcaggtttttaataaatttcctgtttttctgctgcGTTTGTACCAGATGAAAAAATGacttattattaaataataacacaTTGGTTCATGAACTACTATTACTCAGGATGATGCTATTTTAAACTTATTGGAGCACATTTGAATCTGTTGGGggttgaatgaaaatgaaattatataaCAAGAAGAAAATGCCAACACTATGTGAAAAATcgaataataaatgtttaataaaagagcATCTCTACATACCAGGGGCAGTGGTGATCCATCTTCAGGATGCATCTGTAATGCAGCAGGGTCAGACATCAGTGTAATTAAATTTCCCTCTGTCTGCCAGCGTGCTAGACATTGTGTGGTCTGATTCTCTATATGTGCAGGAGCAGAGAGCCATACTTATCACAGGCTGAACAATGGTGACATCGATCAGGCTTCAGCAGCTGGCAGCGGTCGCAGAAACGGATTGCTGAGAAAGACACAACCCATTCAGTCACACAGCCATCAGCAGCCTCTCCTAACTCTTGACCACAGAGTAAAAAGGCTTGAAGGGGATGGGGGGGTGGTAGGCTGAAATAAGCCCCCGGAGAGCTGGCTACGTATGTTGCCCTGCATCAGCAGCTCTGTGTGCTTTACTGTGCTGTACCTCCAGAGTTGGTGCGGGAGTAGATAGGCAGATCCTTGGCTATCCTCCTCAAGATCTCCTGCTGAGACTCTCCCCGATCTTCACGCTCCAGGAGCTCCTTGTCAGAGTGGGACAGGTGAAACTACGTAGAGCAGGAGCACAGACAGACA is part of the Melanotaenia boesemani isolate fMelBoe1 chromosome 7, fMelBoe1.pri, whole genome shotgun sequence genome and harbors:
- the zdhhc2 gene encoding palmitoyltransferase ZDHHC2, translated to MAPSGSRSVKWRCWRVLYWIPVLFIALIVAWSYYAYVFQLCIESIEDTGQKVVYLLVYHVLFIMFVWAYWQTIFTKPMNPLKEFHLSHSDKELLEREDRGESQQEILRRIAKDLPIYSRTNSGAIRFCDRCQLLKPDRCHHCSACDKCILKMDHHCPWVNNCVGFSNYKFFMLFLAYSLLYCLFITATDLQYFIKFWTKGLPDTQAKFHILFLFFSASMFSVSLAALFIYHCWLVCKNRSTLEAVRAPVFRHGQDKNGFSLGFSKNFRQVFGDEVKYWPLPIFSSSGDGCSFPTCLVNLDPEQPSSPTGSSSASKIAAESRQFPSKPLRESQSRLLTSTPSWSDSEGATDKDRKGASNPVMTIENEA